A region of Vitis riparia cultivar Riparia Gloire de Montpellier isolate 1030 chromosome 12, EGFV_Vit.rip_1.0, whole genome shotgun sequence DNA encodes the following proteins:
- the LOC117927038 gene encoding nuclear transcription factor Y subunit B-3 has protein sequence MADSDNDSGGHNNSNANSELSAREQDRFLPIANVSRIMKKALPANAKISKDAKETVQECVSEFISFITGEASDKCQREKRKTINGDDLLWAMTTLGFEEYVEPLKIYLQKYREMEGEKSSLGVRPGEKDGSGGGGAAAGGGGAMSSGSSGGFNGGGMYGGMMMMGHHQGQAYGSGSFHHMSSSGSGGGGGGVGKNNTGSSSGGGGGVASTVRSR, from the coding sequence ATGGCGGATTCAGACAACGACTCGGGTGGGCACAACAACAGCAACGCCAACAGCGAGCTGTCGGCGAGAGAGCAAGACCGATTCCTGCCGATCGCAAACGTGAGCCGGATCATGAAGAAGGCCCTGCCGGCAAACGCGAAGATCTCCAAAGATGCTAAAGAGACGGTGCAGGAGTGCGTGTCGGAGTTCATCAGCTTCATCACTGGAGAGGCCTCCGACAAGTGTCAGCGAGAGAAGCGGAAGACGATCAACGGCGACGACTTGCTGTGGGCGATGACGACTCTGGGGTTCGAGGAGTATGTGGAGCCCCTAAAGATATACCTGCAAAAGTACAGGGAGATGGAGGGCGAGAAGAGCTCCTTGGGAGTGAGGCCCGGCGAGAAGGACGGCTCCGGCGGGGGCGGAGCAGCTGCGGGAGGTGGGGGCGCGATGAGCTCCGGCAGCAGTGGGGGTTTCAATGGGGGTGGGATGTACGGtgggatgatgatgatggggCATCATCAGGGACAGGCTTACGGCTCGGGTTCGTTTCATCACATGAGCAGCTCGGGCAGCGGTGGCGGCGGCGGAGGAGTGGGTAAGAACAACACCGGCAGTTCGAGCGGCGGCGGTGGCGGGGTGGCGTCAACGGTGAGGTCAAGGTAG
- the LOC117926162 gene encoding SNF1-related protein kinase regulatory subunit beta-2-like isoform X2 gives MGNVSTRKDGVEECEDFDQYMESSAGGTHGTGNPHGGRDGEGPSGIKKFEECQQYMDSAHVKGNVSHGRNGEGNSGVKKWEEGHQCMDFSQYGFHVMGNVGGGINGEGHSGIKKFQGCEQYVEFRRGASPTSVCLAPFRNLGPSLTAIMLPPQPLMVPSQRPVRSVQIHGRALVGNTTENEGMLHGRWVTIQIRWSYGGKQVAVEGSWDDWKSKELLAGSGKEFSITKVLPLGIYHFRFIVDGQWRNTPELPLVYDNTGYAYNVLDLKNYVPEDPESPSSPGSSYNNPQLVAQDFEREPPELPPQAEITPLNGPSFSMDSSQSLTRPQTFVLNHLYIQKMNQNVVALSSTHRFCTKYVTIVLYKPRRG, from the exons ATGGGCAATGTTAGTACTAGGAAAGATGGAGTGGAGGAGTGTGAAGATTTTGATCAGTATATGGAATCCTCTGCAGGTGGAACTCATG GAACGGGCAATCCTCATGGTGGGAGAGACGGAGAAGGCCCTTCTGGAATCAAGAAGTTTGAAGAGTGCCAACAATATATGGACTCTGCACATG TGAAGGGCAATGTCAGTCATGGGAGAAATGGAGAAGGCAACTCTGGAGTCAAGAAGTGGGAAGAAGGCCATCAGTGTATGGACTTTTCACAGTATGGGTTTCATG TAATGGGCAATGTTGGTGGTGGGATAAATGGTGAAGGCCATTCTGGAATTAAGAAGTTCCAAGGGTGTGAGCAATATGTGGAGTTTAGGCGTGGTGCATCTCCAACATCCGTGTGTTTGGCCCCTTTCCGTAACCTTGGGCCTTCTCTCACAGCTATAATGCTCCCTCCTCAG CCCCTGATGGTTCCTTCACAAAGACCGGTTAGGAGTGTGCAGATCCATGGCCGTGCACTGGTGGGGAATACAACAGAAAATGAGGGCATGCTCCATGGGAGGTGGGTGACTATACAGATCAGATGGAGCTATGGTGGCAAGCAAGTAGCTGTTGAGGGATCATGGGATGACTGGAAATCAAA AGAGCTGTTGGCTGGATCAGGCAAAGAGTTCAGTATTACAAAGGTGCTTCCATTAGGCATTTACCACTTCCGATTTATTGTTGATGGACAGTGGAGAAATACCCCTGAATTGCCTCTGGTCTATGATAATACTGGGTATGCCTATAACGTGTTGGACTTGAAG AATTATGTTCCAGAGGACCCTGAATCCCCTTCTTCCCCAGGGTCAAGCTATAACAACCCACAGCTTGTAGCTCAAGATTTTGAAAGGGAGCCACCTGAGCTACCTCCACAAGCTGAAATCACACCATTAAATGGCCCATCGTTCTCCATGGACAGTTCCCAGTCTTTAACAAGACCTCAAACCTTCGTTTTAAATCATTTGTACATCCAGAAAATGAACCAGAATGTGGTGGCACTTAGTTCAACACATCGGTTTTGCACAAAATATGTCACAATAGTACTATACAAGCCTCGCAGAGGCTAA
- the LOC117926162 gene encoding SNF1-related protein kinase regulatory subunit beta-2-like isoform X1: MGNVSTRKDGVEECEDFDQYMESSAGGTHGTGNPHGGRDGEGPSGIKKFEECQQYMDSAHVSVKGNVSHGRNGEGNSGVKKWEEGHQCMDFSQYGFHVMGNVGGGINGEGHSGIKKFQGCEQYVEFRRGASPTSVCLAPFRNLGPSLTAIMLPPQPLMVPSQRPVRSVQIHGRALVGNTTENEGMLHGRWVTIQIRWSYGGKQVAVEGSWDDWKSKELLAGSGKEFSITKVLPLGIYHFRFIVDGQWRNTPELPLVYDNTGYAYNVLDLKNYVPEDPESPSSPGSSYNNPQLVAQDFEREPPELPPQAEITPLNGPSFSMDSSQSLTRPQTFVLNHLYIQKMNQNVVALSSTHRFCTKYVTIVLYKPRRG, encoded by the exons ATGGGCAATGTTAGTACTAGGAAAGATGGAGTGGAGGAGTGTGAAGATTTTGATCAGTATATGGAATCCTCTGCAGGTGGAACTCATG GAACGGGCAATCCTCATGGTGGGAGAGACGGAGAAGGCCCTTCTGGAATCAAGAAGTTTGAAGAGTGCCAACAATATATGGACTCTGCACATG TTTCAGTGAAGGGCAATGTCAGTCATGGGAGAAATGGAGAAGGCAACTCTGGAGTCAAGAAGTGGGAAGAAGGCCATCAGTGTATGGACTTTTCACAGTATGGGTTTCATG TAATGGGCAATGTTGGTGGTGGGATAAATGGTGAAGGCCATTCTGGAATTAAGAAGTTCCAAGGGTGTGAGCAATATGTGGAGTTTAGGCGTGGTGCATCTCCAACATCCGTGTGTTTGGCCCCTTTCCGTAACCTTGGGCCTTCTCTCACAGCTATAATGCTCCCTCCTCAG CCCCTGATGGTTCCTTCACAAAGACCGGTTAGGAGTGTGCAGATCCATGGCCGTGCACTGGTGGGGAATACAACAGAAAATGAGGGCATGCTCCATGGGAGGTGGGTGACTATACAGATCAGATGGAGCTATGGTGGCAAGCAAGTAGCTGTTGAGGGATCATGGGATGACTGGAAATCAAA AGAGCTGTTGGCTGGATCAGGCAAAGAGTTCAGTATTACAAAGGTGCTTCCATTAGGCATTTACCACTTCCGATTTATTGTTGATGGACAGTGGAGAAATACCCCTGAATTGCCTCTGGTCTATGATAATACTGGGTATGCCTATAACGTGTTGGACTTGAAG AATTATGTTCCAGAGGACCCTGAATCCCCTTCTTCCCCAGGGTCAAGCTATAACAACCCACAGCTTGTAGCTCAAGATTTTGAAAGGGAGCCACCTGAGCTACCTCCACAAGCTGAAATCACACCATTAAATGGCCCATCGTTCTCCATGGACAGTTCCCAGTCTTTAACAAGACCTCAAACCTTCGTTTTAAATCATTTGTACATCCAGAAAATGAACCAGAATGTGGTGGCACTTAGTTCAACACATCGGTTTTGCACAAAATATGTCACAATAGTACTATACAAGCCTCGCAGAGGCTAA
- the LOC117927037 gene encoding uncharacterized protein LOC117927037, translating to MVLNHRVEDQMASSLCFLRNPLPWVAALVPVLIFAGFLGFGVLSILITSSALILSTVLFTFSKQRPVVEEESLKEEEEKVEEEEEEEEVLRSDHHESLPHMEEVASRTQTETDTITQRDEAQGSGMSRQMNEYIDESPDSLSKTESLDQSSTSDESEVEWPFPDNAGQSPECSDGSISDEDSLIEIALLSGHYVDPKQEDPKFNSQKKLPDFTPDSIFQQHSTLMELLAEMNEMNEEENLIEIDISMGSIKCSRFEIEA from the coding sequence ATGGTCTTGAACCACAGAGTTGAGGATCAAATGGCTTCTTCTCTGTGTTTCCTCAGAAATCCACTGCCTTGGGTTGCAGCTCTTGTCCCAGTTTTGATATTTGCAGGCTTTCTGGGTTTTGGGGTGTTGTCCATCCTCATCACATCTTCAGCTTTGATCTTATCTACTGTCCTCTTCACATTCTCAAAGCAAAGGCCAGTGGTGGAGGAGGAATCactgaaagaagaagaagaaaaagtagaagaagaagaagaagaagaagaggttCTCAGGTCTGATCACCATGAGAGTCTGCCTCACATGGAGGAAGTTGCATCCAGAACACAGACTGAAACTGATACCATCACACAGAGGGATGAAGCCCAAGGGAGTGGAATGAGCCGTCAGATGAATGAGTACATAGATGAGTCTCCTGATTCACTATCAAAAACTGAAAGCCTTGATCAATCATCAACGAGTGATGAGTCTGAAGTGGAGTGGCCATTCCCAGACAATGCAGGCCAGAGTCCAGAATGCTCTGATGGTTCAATTTCTGATGAGGATAGCCTCATTGAAATAGCACTCCTGAGTGGGCACTATGTTGATCCTAAACAAGAAGACCCCAAGTTCAACTCACAGAAAAAACTGCCAGACTTCACACCAGACTCAATCTTCCAGCAACACAGTACTCTAATGGAGCTCCTAGCAGAGATGAATGAGATGAATGAGGAGGAAAACTTGATTGAGATTGACATATCCATGGGATCCATCAAGTGTTCAAGGTTTGAGATTGAAGCATGA
- the LOC117926163 gene encoding uncharacterized protein LOC117926163, producing MAAKVALSSCFCTRLPLPSKSSSPSSLTHTPTSPKKRAHHFSIHAKLGGGDGEIKQGGKKKFITREEEPEQYWQTAGEREGENPMKTPLPYIIIFGMSTPFVILAIAFANGWVKVPVR from the exons ATGGCAGCCAAAGTGGCTCTCTCTTCTTGTTTTTGCACTAGACTTCCACTCCCTTCCAAATCATCCTCACCATCTTCTCTCACCCACACCCCCACTTCACCAAAGAAAAGGGCACATCATTTCAGCATTCATGCAAAGCTCG GAGGAGGAGATGGAGAGATCAAGCAGGGAGGGAAGAAGAAGTTCATAACTAGAGAAGAAGAACCAGAACA GTATTGGCAAACAGCAGGAGAAAGGGAAGGGGAGAACCCCATGAAGACCCCCCTTCCTTACATTATCATATTTGGTATGTCCACCCCTTTTGTTATCTTAGCCATTGCCTTTGCTAATGGTTGGGTTAAGGTACCTGTTCGATGA
- the LOC117927232 gene encoding alpha-1,6-mannosyl-glycoprotein 2-beta-N-acetylglucosaminyltransferase, whose amino-acid sequence MASNKKPRIKYAALRRFLAVVLITLLGVFLLIFLLRTNSISSFVDGPQDEEVDEGYKLNDNYSHYRQILNLPKQNKLSIRLDKLNQMPPRNIDLYPNLPKDHITIVLYVHNRPQYLRVVVQSLSQVVGISETLLIVSHDGYFEEMNKIVEGIEFCQVKQIFASYSPHVFPNSFPGISPTDCKDKDDPRKKHCEGNPDQYGNHRSPKIVSLKHHWWWMMNTVWDGLEETRGHSGHILFIEEDHFIFPNAYRSLQLLTALKPKKCPDCYAVNLAPCDVNSKGEGWENLIAERMGNIGYAFNRTVWRKIHRKATEFCSFDEYNWDITMWATVFPSFGRPVYTLRGPRTTAVHFGKCGLHQGQGERGACIDHGSVKIDVEDIDKVVNIKPEWGVHVYKKQPGYQAGFKGWGGWGDKRDRELCLNFAYMYHLRDYPSPSATS is encoded by the coding sequence ATGGCTTCCAACAAGAAACCCAGAATCAAATATGCAGCTCTTCGCAGATTCTTGGCTGTGGTTTTGATTACTTTGTTAGGAGTTTTTCTGTTGATTTTTCTCCTTAGAACaaattcaatttcaagtttTGTTGATGGGCCTCAGGATGAAGAAGTAGATGAAGGCTACAAATTGAATGATAACTACTCTCATTATAGACAAATACTCAATCTTCCTAAACAGAATAAATTGTCAATTAGATTGGACAAGCTCAACCAGATGCCTCCTAGAAACATAGATCTTTATCCAAATCTACCTAAGGATCATATAACTATTGTCCTATATGTTCACAATCGACCTCAGTATCTCCGAGTTGTAGTTCAGAGCCTCTCTCAGGTAGTGGGGATTAGTGAAACTTTACTTATAGTCAGCCATGATGGGTATTTTGAGGAGATGAACAAAATTGTGGAAGGCATTGAGTTCTGCCAAGTGAAACAGATATTTGCTTCCTATTCTCCCCATGTCTTTCCCAATAGCTTTCCTGGTATCTCACCAACAGACTGCAAGGATAAGGATGACCCGAGAAAGAAACATTGTGAAGGAAATCCTGATCAGTATGGGAACCATAGGTCACCAAAGATTGTGTCATTGAAGCATCATTGGTGGTGGATGATGAACACAGTGTGGGATGGATTGGAGGAGACTCGGGGTCACTCGGGTCACATTCTTTTCATAGAGGAAGACCACTTCATTTTCCCTAATGCATATCGCAGCCTGCAGCTACTCACAGCTCTGAAGCCAAAGAAATGTCCTGATTGCTATGCTGTGAATTTAGCACCATGTGATGTGAACTCCAAGGGAGAAGGATGGGAGAATCTGATTGCTGAGAGGATGGGAAATATCGGCTATGCCTTTAATCGGACTGTGTGGAGGAAAATCCATAGGAAGGCTACagaattttgttcttttgatgAGTACAACTGGGATATAACAATGTGGGCTACAGTTTTCCCCTCATTTGGTCGCCCTGTTTACACACTACGTGGGCCAAGGACTACTGCTGTTCACTTTGGGAAGTGTGGTCTTCATCAGGGCCAGGGGGAGAGGGGTGCTTGCATTGATCATGGCTCGGTGAAGATTGATGTAGAAGACATTGATAAGGTTGTCAACATCAAACCAGAATGGGGAGTGCATGTGTATAAGAAACAGCCTGGGTATCAAGCTGGGTTCAAAGGTTGGGGAGGCTGGGGGGACAAAAGGGATCGTGAATTGTGCTTGAATTTTGCTTACATGTATCACTTGCGCGACTATCCATCTCCATCTGCAACGAGTTGA